The DNA sequence TGGACCGCCGAGCCGGAGATGGAGGTGCGCAAGCGCCTCGGCCTCAAGGTGTTGCTGTTCCTCTTGGTGCTGACCGGCATGCTGTTCGCCTTGAAGCGCATGATCTGGTCGGACCTGCATTAGGAGAGCCACATCGATGACCCGCCGCCGGATCGCGCGGCTCGCCGCCGCGTTCGCGTTTTTCCTCTGTGCCCCGCAGGCGTTCGCGCAAAGCGCGGCGCGCGTCCAGTTCGACACCTCCCTCGGCAAGATCGTGATCGAGGTCGATGCGGCCAGGGCGCCGCGGACGGTCGAGAATTTCATGCGCCTGGTGCGCGCTGGATTCTACGACGGCACTATCTTCCACCGCGTCATCCCCGGCTTCATGGCCCAAGGCGGCGGCTTCACCCCCGACTACCAGCAGAAGCCGGCCGGACAGCCGGTGCGGAACGAATCACCGGGCGGCCTTTCCAACCTGCGCGGCACCGTGGCGATGGCGCGCACGTCGGATCCCCATTCGGCCACCGCCCAGTTCTTCATCAACGTCGCGGACAACAAGTTCCTCGACGCGGGCCCGCGCCACCCGGGCGGTTTCGGCTACGCGGTGTTCGGCGCGGTGGTCGAGGGCATGGAGGTCGTCGACCGCATGGTCGCGACCCCGACCGGACCGGCCGGCCCCTTCGACAAGGACGCGCCGAAGACGCCGATCGTCATCACCAAGGCGACGATCATTCGCTGAAAGTTT is a window from the Rhodospirillales bacterium genome containing:
- a CDS encoding peptidyl-prolyl cis-trans isomerase; amino-acid sequence: MTRRRIARLAAAFAFFLCAPQAFAQSAARVQFDTSLGKIVIEVDAARAPRTVENFMRLVRAGFYDGTIFHRVIPGFMAQGGGFTPDYQQKPAGQPVRNESPGGLSNLRGTVAMARTSDPHSATAQFFINVADNKFLDAGPRHPGGFGYAVFGAVVEGMEVVDRMVATPTGPAGPFDKDAPKTPIVITKATIIR